The DNA segment AATTCATCACACTCCCATAATCCCAAGACAACACATTATCACGCCTAATGCATCATATACATGTCACACtgtgataatattaatatgttatgttcatatgattaaatccctcaaacaatttcatataatcatatcaaaatcaaatgaatcaaaatcataggtcaaaaatacgaaaacaccaagagcactcaattttatcaaccaattcgcatcaggacatcaattggccTATCAAACATAATAATCTCATAATTATAAtcgtaaaggaaaaattataatacagtAAACATCTCAAAACAAATCTCattttgatcctctaaggatctctacacttgtttattttaacctcaattgcgataaactcatctcttacaTCTACatgggctcacgtgtgtagtctGGTAGTGATAGTGACGTCTCTAGTGGTTTTCTAAGatttctcaagtttttcctctatTTGTTCTGATAGGATTTACAAGTATTAGAGATAAGGAGAAATGATTGAGGCCTCCATTTTATTGTCACCGTGCGAGGGACATTTCTCTCATTACAGACATTATTTCGCAAATCCCAACAGTGGGAATTTACAAAAAATGAGTTTCTAATctggtgttcaaatttcacagcaatccaacggttaacgagtcttGTACACAACAATCCAACGATTACTGAGACCAATTTGGGTGTATACAGGAAAGAGAGAGTTACGTGCGAGGGACATTTCTCGAGATTATAGTTTTACTAGGACATGTTTAAGTATATGCGAAgaagagagagttttgagagagggGAAGGGAAAACGAatataagagaaagaaaaaaacgtaTAAATGTATTGTAAATGTAAAACTGACCTaagatgtctctatttataatttggGTACTTTCAGCCTAttgtttactctattttttatttcataaaaaactttattttacttcctatcaaatgaataaataaaatcttctttttattttctaagaatatatatttattttatttaccttaaaattattatgttaattaataaaactatttcttatttatttaattacaaaaacctcatcattttgtgaaaactcaatttatttttaaataaaattatttttaatttattttatgaaaaatggggtgttacaAGTAATGTAATAggaattatgtatttttcaatTCACCACATTGTAAGATACTAGCATATTATGCTAGACTAAAACCCTATTGGTTAGGAATATGTAATActatctttgttccttttatctatcTTTTAAGGTTGTTAGGGAGAAACCAATGAATACAGTAAATTttcttgattcaaataaaatagttgtgaaatttcttattttaccCCATTTCTTTTCACTTCACAATAAATgcatgaataaattaattaaaaattaggagACAAGTAAGAGTATAATTCATAAAAGGATAATTAATGTGATATTAAACTTTGTAAATGATAgataaatagaaacaaaaaatctctaaaaacaatcaataattaaaaaggaatgGAGGTAGTACAATACAAACAAATAGCCCCTAAATTTTGGTGCATTTGAAAACCGAGTTACCTGGATAACATCGCTTCCATTGACCACAATAGTGCCCTCTTGGAACAGCAGGGATCCACTCAACATTCCTAAGGACTTGCAGGCCTCCCACTCCATCCTGGATAACAAAGGTAAGTATGTTGCTATCTTCATGCTCTGTGATTCCATTATTATCATTGTTAGAAGCCGGAAAGTAACGCAAGGCCAGAAGGAAATCCCAACTCCTATCATGATTGAACTCCTTCAAGAAGTTGGTAGGGAGACCCAAACACTCGTTTATAATGCTCTCCAACAGTAACCCATCTTGCGCATTTACACAAACATTTCTTCAATCACATCCCTATCACATTTGGCACGCATTTTACATACCTCAGTCACAGATCTACAATATTAAATGAATGACTAATGTGTGAAAAGCTTTACTAATATCTAAAGatgaaccttttttttataatcaaaagaGAATATATTGAATAAGTTGAGTACACTGTACAAGAGATACTCAACAAGAAAAAAGTTTACACAGAAAGTAAAGATACAAACCAGAGGCAACTCACATAAACCAATCAGCAACCCTCATAGTATATCCAACGTAATaccccaaaaaacaaaaaacatgatcTAGCCAACAATCGAATTTATGCAGTTTTAAACTATCGagttatataaataactttttttttaactatgcataatggagattttttttatcagcaaacgTTAGCtgttaaatgttaattttattagcaGAGGGAATTCAACCCGTgacatttctcttcttttctccctTAACCATCCAATCCATCTTACATCAGCATGCATGATGGAGATAATGTAGATTTGAACATCAACACTTATCATATTCACAGAAGTGTTCAAAGGTTTAGTCTTAACCCAATTCAATTCATAAACTGAAGTAGAGGGAATTGAATCCACAACCTTTCCGctctttccttctcccttaACCATCTAACCCACCTCATATCTACATGGATAATGGAGATAATGTAGATTTGAACATCAACACTTACCATATTCACAAAACTGTTCAAAGGTTGAGATTTATCCCAATTCAATTCATAAACTGATGAGAAGTGATTGAATTGAACTAACCTGAACTTGGGAGGGTTTTGAGGGAAAGCTGGAACCTGGGGGAAAAAACAGAAAGTACTCATTCTTGTCTGGGGAGTGCAGAGGCTGCTTACTGTAGCCAGCAGGAAGTGGTGCATTAGTGGAAGGACTACTCTTGCTCTTTTCTTCATCAGAGTAATCAAAGAAGGTCTTAGATGGCTGCATGGCCTCTTTAATCAAATCAAGAGAAACTCCATGGTTCACAATTTGGAAGAAGCCATATTCAGAACAGGCTTGAGTGATTGCTTCCATGGCTTTCTTTTTGCCATCCTCATCCTCTCTCACGAATGGAGAGAGATCAGCTGTTGGAATGCATGCCTCACCCATCTCTTGCTTGCTTCTTCCTAAATGAAACCTCTATGTTTGTGCATTGTTGTATTTGGCACCCAACCCAATAATATATCATGTATGATTTCAATCTGAAACATGACAAGTTATTGctgcttttttctttctttctttaaaataaaaataaaacttcgtaccccattgtccaggaggagggatgttgtacccagccttacccttgcatatacaaagagactgtttccggattcgaatccatgaccaacaagtcaccaaggcacaactttaccgctgcagaGGTTACTAGTTGCTTTCTTAGAGTCTGCAAGTTTTGGAGTTTTCTGGTTTCATGTGTATTGATTGGTATTTGCGATTTTTGTTAAACAACGTttataataaacatttataaataGATTTGTGGGGTAGAGTAAACTGAACTCATACTAGGTTTATAGTATCTTTTTTACAATGTTTATAGTTGACCTGAACTCGTACTTTATGACAACGTTTATAATAAGCatcacaaattaattaaaaataatcaagtgattcttCTTTCAATTGCTACTGAAAATTCATTTCTTCTTCCAATTGTTTGACCATAGCTATGTTAATTGCTATGATACTATTAcagctattaaaaaaattataataacttttttggtacagaaatataatatacctttaattaaatggattaaataaaataagtaggtgtaattttttaatattacaaaGATCTAGGTGTGATTACCACTTATCTCAGAAAAAAGTCTGTAATTATCAGAAACAATAATGCTACCTGCACAACGGCGTGTTCTAAGTGACCTTGACGGTAAATGTGACTGCATCTAAATTTAAAAGTCTAAAGGGAACACTTAAATTCAGATGCAGCATGACAATCAAAAAGAatctaacttaattaattaaataaaatatctgaATGTTGTAAACTATCCCGGTACCGTACGGCATGTAAATTACATTCAATTGTGACTTGTGCAAGTAGCATTACTTTTATTTGGTGAAAGATTAATCCCAACAGTCATTGGTAAGAGGAAATAAATTGGATAACATTGAAATAGCATTTGAACATCTGTATCTGATAAATGCTTCCCATGGTATCCTGCACGCTAAGAAATACCAAACTGGACTGCTATACACTAAATACTGCAATTTTTACTATTTAGTTCCACGACAAAGggttatgaaaaaagaaacgATGTAACATTAGTATCTGAAAAAGTGCACAAGGGATGAAACCAGAAATAACTTCGTAGGACAATAAATAGGCTATAGTCAGAGAGAGAACCAATAACTGGCCTTGGTAGCTCCACCAGCTGACATAAGATGACAACCACAAAGGGAGGCCATGATCATCCCCTAAAGAACGCTTAAATACTCCTAcaaccccaaaaaaaaaaagtaatatgacCATAATGTATTTTTCACTTGTCATCCTCCTCCTCACCCTCATCGTCATCCTCCTCTTGAtcgtcatcatcatcaccagATTCATCCTCCTTTCCCtgttaatgatgaaaatatgCAACTTCATAATACAGCATAAATATTTGTACATGCCATCTCAAAAGTAGTAAAGTAACTAGAAATGCAGAACCCAAAAGACCTAAATCAATTGAGAACAACAGTAAGCTTAGTCAATTTCTTTAGTAAAGCAATTCCACCACCAGAAGCATTTCATTTCATTAAACTACATTTAGTGCTGAGGTCTGCCCTCTTTCTTCATGTAAGCATAAACCATAACTTATCAACAGTAAAAATTGATAAACCATAAAAATCACAAGCACCAAACCAATATAATGAGTTAACCGTCTATATCTTAGGGCCATGACTTAATTGCTACACTATTGGGCACTTACAGCAGTCACTTCATTGGGATCCTGAACCTCATCATCCTTCCATTAAATTTTGCCTCTTTATGTTGAATTTTGGCTTCTTTTAGTTTAATACCCATATCCACACTACACACTAACTGGTAGTCATCAGTGTTATCAATGGCGGAAGGCCAAAATTCCACCATATATGGCGCCGCCATAGCGGGCTCACAAATTGCCGATGGTGGTTGGCAAAAAAACCACCATGCCATTCTACCATGGTGCCACCATTTAACAGCACTGCTGGTAGTGCACCAATACATATTAAGGATATAACTAGAAACAGTCACATTCCATAAAACAATAGAAGCAAAACTCTACAGCATTTGCTAATCACCTGGGCTTTTTCTAAGGAAAAAATTACCTCATCATCAGCTTCATCCTCATCACCTTCCTCTTCGTCAGGTTCTTCCTATTCCAATATAATCAATTCTTGTAAGAGACAAAAGGAAAGAAACCATGGTGAGAGTAAAATGAATGATGATGCAAAACCTAGAAGCAGAATCGTCactaaagagaaagagaaaaggatatCAAAACTGAAGGTTAACTAACATTGTTGAAATAAGTAAGTGGATTTGGCCATAAATCATCCTTGATCAATTCTGCAACCTGCTATTTAGAGagaaatattattacattaggGTGGCACTTACACAAGCTAAAGAAAGTCAATTATTATAATAGAGATATGGAAAATCAATAGCAGGGATGCACAACTAATTATACAAAACCGGACAAAATATACCTCATCATgaatgtcatctatatcatcTTTCTGCTCGGTGTCACTAAACCAACTGAAGAAGCTGCATACATTAAcacaagaaaatcaaaataaaaattttattggtTTCAAAATAACGATTTTATTGGTTTCATGAAGTGTTTAACAAAAGGAGTTTAGAcagtaatttttacataaattattatttgacaattggttaacaagaaagaaaaaataaagaaattgttctattcattcattcatcatAGAATAAAATCATTTGTAAATTTAGAATGAGCCAAGTTCCAGTAAGTTGGAATCATACATTAGTGAATTGTCaacaaattgaattaatttccaGATTTTAACTATAACAGAATAACATTAGAACAAAACTAAGAGAgaacaatttataaaagaaaaatttgctAATATATAcagtattaattaaaattggtCCCATACACACTATAGTTAACCATTTATTGAGAGTTGATAATTCAATAATCTTCTGTAATACCAACAGATCTGATTGTGATCATGTCAGACATATTTCTTAGCTTCCCTGAAGGAGTCAACAATCAACAAGTGAactcaaacaaataaaaattacccCATTCATACATGGGTCTGCTTTAACTCAGACACTCAGGTCTGGGAATCAATCATATATAAGAATGGGAAGCCAGAACAATTGCTAGTTAACAGTGCCTGTAAGCATTGCTTTCTTTGTTTCAAGATTTTCTGGAAAAAATATGTAGGCACCAACCTGACATCAGTAGGAGCACGCTTGTTCCTTTTTTTCTCATGATTAACTCCATTGGGTATGCCCTGCATGTTTAAGGATTAcgttttcagaaacaaacaaaataaaagctGTACGAACCAACAGAAGAACACCAAAAGTGGCATTCATAGTCTTACCTTGCCCTCTTTCCATTTTATGGGTGTAGCAGTAACCTTAGTTGTTCCTTCTTCAAGGAAGGTATAGGTCTTTACAAGTTTTGTATCCTCAAAATAGGGATTGGCATTGAAATTCTGAACAAAGAACAATTTCAAAAGTGGTTATTATTCAATTAAGTGAAAAGTTCAAGACATAAACTTCTAAAACCAACAAGTAATTGCAAAACATTCTATGAGGCATACACCAAGGTAAAGAGGAAAAGCAACTTACAAAGGTGATTGAGTAGCCTGATTTGACATCTTTAAAATCTTCAACCTCAAGAGAACTCAAATACTTAAATATCTACCAAACAAGGGGGTCAGTAACAAATTAGAATTACTCATCAGGTATCTGTaaccaaaacaacaacaatattttAAGTACTTCCACGGAACCTTAAAAACAGGGTCCAAACACATTACATGGATAAACAACTCTCAAGTACTCCATTCAAGTAGAGCAAAGTGTTTAAGCAAGAATATtccaaaatcagccacaacctGAGCTTTCTTTCAAAAGGCTTGTTTTCACATGCATAAAATTCTTGCATATGAAAACAAGATCAGAACACCTTACAAGGGTTTCAAATGCCGTTTAAATAACATCATCCAAACAAAACCAAATCACTTCATAGGTGCAAATTATGGGGGTAGACAAAATCAAACAAGCCGA comes from the Glycine soja cultivar W05 chromosome 6, ASM419377v2, whole genome shotgun sequence genome and includes:
- the LOC114416542 gene encoding NAP1-related protein 2-like isoform X3; amino-acid sequence: MVADRSKKPKVSEKGENLDEIDGELVLSIEKLQEIQDELEKINEEASDKVLEIEQKYNEIRKPVYDKRNDIIKAIPDFWLTAFLSHPALGDLLNEEDQKIFKYLSSLEVEDFKDVKSGYSITFNFNANPYFEDTKLVKTYTFLEEGTTKVTATPIKWKEGKGIPNGVNHEKKRNKRAPTDVSFFSWFSDTEQKDDIDDIHDEQVAELIKDDLWPNPLTYFNNEEPDEEEGDEDEADDEGKEDESGDDDDDQEEDDDEGEEEDDK
- the LOC114416542 gene encoding NAP1-related protein 2-like isoform X4, translating into MVADRSKKPKVSEKGENLDEIDGELVLSIEKLQEIQDELEKINEEASDKVLEIEQKYNEIRKPVYDKRNDIIKAIPDFWLTAFLSHPALGDLLNEEDQKIFKYLSSLEVEDFKDVKSGYSITFNFNANPYFEDTKLVKTYTFLEEGTTKVTATPIKWKEGKGIPNGVNHEKKRNKRAPTDVSFFSWFSDTEQKDDIDDIHDEVAELIKDDLWPNPLTYFNNEEPDEEEGDEDEADDEGKEDESGDDDDDQEEDDDEGEEEDDK
- the LOC114416542 gene encoding NAP1-related protein 2-like isoform X2 produces the protein MVADRSKKPKVSEKGENLDEIDGELVLSIEKLQEIQDELEKINEEASDKVLEIEQKYNEIRKPVYDKRNDIIKAIPDFWLTAFLSHPALGDLLNEEDQKIFKYLSSLEVEDFKDVKSGYSITFNFNANPYFEDTKLVKTYTFLEEGTTKVTATPIKWKEGKGIPNGVNHEKKRNKRAPTDVSFFSWFSDTEQKDDIDDIHDEVAELIKDDLWPNPLTYFNNEEPDEEEGDEDEADDEVIFSLEKAQGKEDESGDDDDDQEEDDDEGEEEDDK
- the LOC114416542 gene encoding NAP1-related protein 2-like isoform X1; translation: MVADRSKKPKVSEKGENLDEIDGELVLSIEKLQEIQDELEKINEEASDKVLEIEQKYNEIRKPVYDKRNDIIKAIPDFWLTAFLSHPALGDLLNEEDQKIFKYLSSLEVEDFKDVKSGYSITFNFNANPYFEDTKLVKTYTFLEEGTTKVTATPIKWKEGKGIPNGVNHEKKRNKRAPTDVSFFSWFSDTEQKDDIDDIHDEQVAELIKDDLWPNPLTYFNNEEPDEEEGDEDEADDEVIFSLEKAQGKEDESGDDDDDQEEDDDEGEEEDDK